From Heliomicrobium modesticaldum Ice1, a single genomic window includes:
- a CDS encoding amino acid ABC transporter permease — protein MEQWNDLLAYGPQFFSGLKVTIEVTLYSLLLSMVIGVAIAILRVSGFKVLNAFGVAYVEFFQNTPLLIQVFFIYFGTPAMGIKLSGFACGTIGLAMYTGAYIGEVFRAGIQAVPKGQMEAARSSGMNYLQAMGYVVLPQAVKIILPPLTNQVVNMVKNSAILSTIVVADLMYETYRIASETFIIFEVFIFAALLYLVITVPLSTVANLLEQRLRRSS, from the coding sequence ATGGAACAGTGGAATGACCTGCTAGCTTATGGGCCACAGTTTTTCTCCGGTCTGAAGGTGACCATCGAAGTGACCCTCTATTCCTTGCTGCTGTCCATGGTCATCGGCGTCGCCATCGCCATCCTGCGCGTTTCCGGCTTCAAAGTCCTCAACGCCTTCGGCGTCGCCTATGTGGAGTTTTTTCAAAACACCCCGTTGCTCATCCAGGTGTTTTTTATCTACTTCGGAACGCCGGCGATGGGGATCAAGCTGTCCGGCTTCGCCTGCGGCACCATCGGATTGGCCATGTATACAGGCGCCTATATCGGCGAAGTCTTCCGGGCCGGCATCCAGGCGGTGCCGAAAGGGCAGATGGAAGCGGCCCGCTCGTCCGGGATGAACTATTTGCAGGCGATGGGCTATGTCGTCCTGCCCCAGGCGGTGAAGATCATCCTCCCGCCCTTGACGAACCAGGTGGTCAACATGGTCAAAAACTCGGCCATCTTGAGCACCATCGTCGTGGCCGACCTGATGTACGAGACCTATCGCATCGCCAGCGAGACCTTCATCATCTTCGAGGTCTTTATCTTCGCCGCGCTGCTCTATCTGGTCATCACGGTGCCGCTCAGCACCGTCGCCAATCTGCTCGAACAGCGGTTGCGCCGCAGTTCCTAG
- a CDS encoding ABC transporter substrate-binding protein has protein sequence MFKKWTKGIALCCTAALLGTLAVGCGGSAPTGGEKKAAENQTQTSGDYIQTIKNRGYLIAGVKNDVPLFGQLKSGADKPEGFEVDIMKELAKKLFGDESKVKLEKVESQTRIPMLQNGQIDIVAGTTTITEERKKQIDFSDVYFKAGQSLLVKKGSPIKSVTDLKGKTVSTVRGSTSAKNIREKAPDAKVDEYATYTEAFQALKLGRSDAMTTDNSILMGFANEDPNFELVGGLFTEEPYGFGFQKGHPEWVNYVNDFLKELKANGKYDELYKKWFKEDPPK, from the coding sequence ATGTTCAAGAAGTGGACCAAAGGAATCGCCCTTTGCTGCACGGCGGCACTCCTGGGCACGTTGGCAGTTGGCTGCGGCGGCAGCGCTCCGACCGGCGGGGAGAAGAAAGCTGCCGAGAACCAGACCCAAACCTCCGGAGACTACATCCAGACCATCAAGAACCGCGGTTACCTGATCGCCGGCGTCAAAAACGACGTGCCCCTCTTCGGACAGTTGAAATCCGGCGCGGACAAGCCTGAGGGCTTTGAAGTCGACATCATGAAAGAACTGGCCAAGAAGCTCTTCGGTGACGAGAGCAAGGTGAAACTGGAGAAGGTAGAATCGCAGACACGGATTCCCATGCTGCAAAACGGCCAGATCGACATTGTCGCCGGCACGACGACAATCACCGAAGAACGGAAAAAGCAGATCGACTTCTCCGATGTCTACTTCAAGGCGGGGCAGTCGCTGCTGGTGAAAAAGGGCAGCCCCATCAAGAGCGTGACCGACCTGAAAGGCAAGACCGTCTCGACTGTCCGCGGCTCCACGAGCGCCAAGAACATACGGGAAAAAGCGCCTGACGCCAAAGTGGACGAGTACGCCACCTACACGGAAGCCTTCCAGGCCTTGAAACTGGGACGTTCCGACGCCATGACGACGGACAACTCCATCCTGATGGGCTTTGCGAACGAAGATCCCAACTTTGAACTGGTCGGCGGCCTCTTCACTGAGGAGCCTTATGGCTTCGGCTTCCAGAAGGGCCATCCCGAGTGGGTCAACTATGTCAACGACTTCCTCAAAGAGTTGAAAGCCAACGGCAAGTACGACGAGCTCTATAAGAAGTGGTTCAAAGAGGATCCGCCCAAGTAA
- the ltrA gene encoding group II intron reverse transcriptase/maturase, protein MMEGEATMRSRDAQRQPNIPKGNCQREEAVNPQGTGGVPSALPAQEAKQPREETYDLMEKVVERGNMTEAYKRVMANKGAAGIDGMGLESLRPYLKEEWSRIKQELLEGTYRPQPVRRVEIPKPQGGTRKLGIPTVVDRLIQQALNQILMPIFDPDFSTNSYGFRPGKSAHQAVKKAKEYIADGYRWVVDMDLAQFFDRVNHDILMARVARKVKDKRILKLIREYLKAGVMLNGIRVKSEEGTPQGGPLSPLLANIILDDLDKALESRGHRFCRYADDCNVYVRSRRAGQRVMEGMAKFLEGRLKLQVNWEKSAVDRPWNRKFLGFSFTWHKAAKIRLAPQTVKRVKEKIRQFTGRNRSIAMEDRLVTLNQYLKGWMGYFRLIDTPSVLKELDEWLRRRLRMCLLKQWKRPKTRRRNLVALGIPEEWACNISGSRKGYWRLSLTPQMNKALGLAYWREQGLVSLVETYQSHRQPA, encoded by the coding sequence ATGATGGAAGGGGAAGCGACGATGCGTTCGCGTGACGCGCAGAGACAGCCGAATATCCCGAAAGGGAACTGCCAACGGGAGGAAGCGGTGAATCCGCAGGGGACCGGTGGAGTGCCGAGCGCGTTACCGGCACAAGAAGCGAAGCAACCCCGCGAAGAGACGTATGATCTGATGGAGAAAGTCGTCGAACGAGGGAACATGACGGAAGCGTATAAGCGAGTCATGGCCAACAAAGGCGCGGCCGGAATCGACGGTATGGGGCTAGAATCCCTGCGCCCGTACCTAAAAGAGGAATGGTCGCGCATTAAACAGGAATTGTTGGAGGGGACCTATCGACCGCAACCGGTCCGGCGGGTTGAAATTCCCAAACCCCAAGGCGGAACACGGAAGCTGGGCATTCCCACTGTCGTCGATCGACTGATCCAACAGGCCCTGAACCAGATCCTGATGCCGATCTTCGACCCTGACTTTTCCACGAACAGCTACGGATTTCGTCCGGGAAAGAGTGCGCACCAAGCGGTGAAGAAAGCGAAGGAATACATCGCCGACGGCTACCGATGGGTGGTTGACATGGACCTGGCCCAGTTCTTTGATCGCGTCAATCACGACATTCTCATGGCGCGCGTAGCGCGCAAGGTGAAGGACAAACGAATCTTGAAGTTGATCCGAGAATACCTCAAGGCCGGGGTCATGCTCAACGGGATTCGTGTGAAGAGCGAGGAAGGAACACCCCAGGGAGGTCCACTCAGCCCTTTGCTGGCGAACATCATCCTGGATGATTTGGATAAGGCACTGGAAAGCCGGGGACATCGCTTCTGCCGGTACGCCGACGACTGTAACGTCTACGTCCGCAGTCGACGGGCAGGGCAACGAGTGATGGAGGGTATGGCAAAGTTTCTGGAGGGGCGGTTAAAACTGCAGGTCAACTGGGAGAAAAGCGCAGTCGACCGACCCTGGAACCGAAAGTTTCTGGGGTTTTCATTTACGTGGCATAAGGCAGCAAAGATTCGGCTCGCCCCCCAAACGGTGAAACGGGTGAAAGAGAAGATCCGCCAGTTCACTGGGCGGAACCGAAGCATTGCGATGGAGGACCGACTGGTCACCCTCAACCAATACCTGAAAGGCTGGATGGGCTACTTTCGACTCATTGACACGCCAAGCGTACTTAAAGAGTTGGATGAGTGGCTTCGCCGACGACTGCGGATGTGCCTGCTCAAGCAATGGAAGCGCCCGAAGACACGAAGACGAAACTTAGTGGCGTTGGGGATCCCGGAGGAATGGGCATGCAACATCAGCGGCTCACGAAAAGGATATTGGCGTCTGTCCTTGACCCCGCAAATGAATAAAGCCCTTGGCCTCGCCTACTGGCGGGAACAGGGCTTAGTCAGTTTAGTCGAAACATACCAATCTCATCGTCAACCAGCATGA